The nucleotide window GATCTCGGCGCCGATACGCGGCGGTGAGCCGCCACGCGCGTCGGTGGCGAGCCAGTGGTCGCGCAGCGGGCCGGCGCTCTCGGGCAGCGCGAGAAAGGGCTCGTCCAGCAGTTCGGCGAAGTCGACCGTCTCGCGGCCGGCCAGCGGATGGGTCTCGGCCATCGCGACGAGGCGGGGTTCCTCGGCGACCACGACCCACGTGAAGCGGCCGGGGCCGGGGACCGGCAGCCAGACGAAGGCCACGTCGGCCGTGCCGTCCGCGAGTCCGGCCGTCACGTCCTCCCAGCCGGCCTGGCGCAGGTTCACCGTCGCCTCGGGGTGCGCGGCGCTGAACCGGGACCTGATCGCGGGCAGCAGGCCGCCGCGCCCCGGACTCGTGCTCATCCCCACGACGAGGGTCGACCGCTGCTCGCTCCTGGCGCGCTCGACGGCCGCCCAGGCGGTGTCCCATTCGGCCAGCACGCGGCGGGCGTGCGGCAGCAGTGCCGCTCCCACGGGCGTCAGCCGCACACCCCGGCGGTCGCGCTCGAACAGCGGCGCGCCCAGCCGGCGTTCGAGCATCCTGACCTGCTTGCTCAGCGCGGGC belongs to Actinoallomurus bryophytorum and includes:
- a CDS encoding LysR family transcriptional regulator; amino-acid sequence: MHVRDLRYFVTVAEELHFTRAAERLFVSQPALSKQVRMLERRLGAPLFERDRRGVRLTPVGAALLPHARRVLAEWDTAWAAVERARSEQRSTLVVGMSTSPGRGGLLPAIRSRFSAAHPEATVNLRQAGWEDVTAGLADGTADVAFVWLPVPGPGRFTWVVVAEEPRLVAMAETHPLAGRETVDFAELLDEPFLALPESAGPLRDHWLATDARGGSPPRIGAEIAGTDETYEALADGRGICLVAEGNVPLICLEGVVARPVRGLSPSRLAVARRSDDHRRLVLDYLHACEQVAGRPSQF